In Nitrospinaceae bacterium, a single window of DNA contains:
- the bioD gene encoding ATP-dependent dethiobiotin synthetase BioD, with amino-acid sequence MKPQGFFITGTDTDIGKTVVTACLLALYRKHQRSVGVMKPFETGVDPECSSAANSDAKFLMEIARCPDDLSLISPVRLKPAASPYQAAKMENRPIQVDSILHSFQTLADKYQNMLVEGVGGLMVPIAENYLICDLVRDLGLPLLVVSRNALGTLNHTLLTLKVAKQEGIHVCGVLLNRTQPGEPDEIEKGHAKIISEFSGVPVLGEIPFIGNVSEGSFSGKLLDRLEESLDLDLLWPKR; translated from the coding sequence ATGAAACCTCAGGGATTTTTCATCACAGGAACCGATACAGACATCGGAAAAACCGTCGTCACCGCCTGCCTGCTGGCACTTTATCGAAAGCACCAGCGGAGCGTCGGGGTCATGAAACCCTTTGAAACAGGGGTCGATCCGGAATGCAGTTCCGCGGCCAATTCCGACGCCAAATTTCTTATGGAGATTGCCCGGTGCCCTGATGACTTATCTCTGATATCCCCGGTCCGCCTGAAGCCGGCGGCTTCCCCCTATCAGGCGGCTAAAATGGAAAACCGCCCGATTCAAGTTGACAGCATCCTGCATAGCTTTCAGACCCTGGCTGATAAATATCAAAACATGCTGGTGGAGGGAGTGGGCGGCCTCATGGTTCCCATTGCGGAAAACTACCTGATCTGCGATCTGGTCCGCGATCTGGGCCTGCCACTTCTGGTGGTCTCACGCAATGCTCTGGGGACCCTCAATCACACCCTGCTGACCCTGAAGGTCGCCAAACAGGAAGGTATCCACGTTTGCGGTGTCCTCCTCAACCGCACCCAACCGGGAGAACCCGATGAAATAGAAAAGGGTCATGCAAAGATCATCAGCGAATTTTCCGGGGTTCCGGTGCTGGGGGAAATCCCCTTCATCGGCAATGTGTCAGAAGGAAGCTTTTCCGGAAAATTATTGGACCGGCTGGAGGAGAGTCTTGATCTGGACCTTTTATGGCCCAAGCGGTAA
- a CDS encoding DNA-binding response regulator gives MTQSKKILVVEDETHLAKGLKFNLEREGYEVLVAENGEAALQCMGEQTFDLMILDLMLPKMGGIEVAKKIRESNTRFPILMLSAKSTEEDRAAGLEVGADDYMAKPFHLPELLLRVKGILRRWDWYKEPVQDQETFHFGEMWINFGTGKARGCSKEFFLTVKEALVMKLLISKKGQVVTREELLDKVWGFGPETETRTVDNFIARLRKYFEKKPQKPKHIVTVREKGYQFNPES, from the coding sequence ATGACGCAATCCAAAAAAATACTGGTTGTCGAGGATGAAACTCATCTTGCCAAGGGCCTCAAGTTCAATCTCGAACGGGAAGGGTATGAGGTATTGGTTGCTGAAAACGGGGAAGCCGCCCTGCAATGCATGGGCGAGCAGACGTTTGATTTGATGATCCTCGACCTGATGCTTCCAAAAATGGGAGGCATCGAGGTGGCCAAAAAAATCCGCGAAAGCAATACCCGGTTTCCCATCCTCATGTTGTCCGCCAAATCGACGGAAGAAGACCGGGCCGCAGGGCTGGAAGTGGGTGCTGACGATTATATGGCCAAGCCCTTTCATCTCCCGGAGTTGTTGCTTCGGGTGAAGGGGATTCTGAGGCGTTGGGACTGGTACAAGGAGCCCGTCCAGGATCAGGAAACGTTTCACTTTGGGGAAATGTGGATCAATTTTGGCACCGGAAAAGCCAGGGGGTGCTCCAAGGAGTTTTTTCTGACCGTTAAAGAAGCGCTGGTGATGAAACTGCTGATCTCCAAAAAGGGTCAGGTGGTGACGCGGGAAGAACTGCTGGATAAAGTCTGGGGCTTCGGTCCGGAAACGGAGACCCGCACGGTGGATAATTTCATCGCCCGCTTACGGAAATACTTTGAGAAAAAACCGCAAAAACCCAAGCATATAGTGACGGTTCGGGAGAAAGGTTATCAGTTCAACCCTGAATCCTAG
- a CDS encoding two-component sensor histidine kinase, producing MNKLRALFHPIFIFIGIQVAWIVLMAVWINWYVKNSRKFQEFAQKIRPDLFAEDFNWIILLEGCFLMLIILAGVYMIFVYWNKQARLNKLQSNFVSSVSHELKSPLASIQLYLETLKYQEVSKEDTEDFVETMLTDTERLAALIDNILESSKYDPKRMQLQFQSVEMGAFIREVVEGLKRQFEERNCKVTLELEDDPVLLVDQRAMRMVFNNLIGNALRYSPAGSPLTIRMQKKKKFCEIDFIDQGMGLEKKDVKKIFKKFYRVTDKDSQNIEGAGLGLFISKEIVRTHKGQIRVFSEGRGKGTVFTVALPLDKAVDRRAVSREKQEQLQS from the coding sequence ATGAATAAGCTCAGGGCCTTGTTCCATCCGATTTTTATCTTCATCGGAATCCAGGTTGCCTGGATCGTTTTGATGGCGGTCTGGATCAATTGGTATGTAAAGAACAGCCGAAAATTCCAGGAGTTTGCCCAGAAGATCCGTCCCGATCTGTTTGCCGAGGATTTCAACTGGATCATTCTGCTGGAAGGCTGCTTCCTGATGCTGATCATTTTGGCGGGGGTCTACATGATCTTCGTTTACTGGAATAAACAAGCCCGTTTGAACAAGTTGCAGAGTAACTTTGTTTCCAGTGTTTCTCACGAATTGAAATCGCCGCTCGCCTCCATTCAACTTTATCTGGAGACATTGAAATATCAGGAAGTGTCCAAAGAAGATACGGAGGATTTTGTCGAAACCATGCTGACCGACACCGAGAGGCTGGCTGCTCTGATCGACAATATTCTGGAGTCGAGCAAGTATGACCCCAAACGCATGCAGTTGCAGTTTCAATCGGTAGAAATGGGAGCGTTTATTCGTGAGGTGGTGGAAGGGCTCAAGCGTCAGTTTGAGGAGAGAAACTGCAAGGTCACGCTGGAATTGGAAGATGACCCGGTTCTGCTCGTGGATCAGCGGGCCATGCGGATGGTGTTTAACAATCTCATTGGAAATGCGCTTCGGTATTCCCCCGCAGGGTCTCCCTTAACGATACGGATGCAAAAAAAGAAAAAATTTTGTGAAATCGACTTTATCGATCAGGGAATGGGTCTCGAAAAAAAAGATGTGAAGAAAATTTTTAAAAAGTTTTACCGGGTGACCGATAAGGACTCGCAGAATATAGAAGGCGCGGGTCTCGGGCTTTTCATTTCCAAGGAAATTGTGCGTACTCATAAGGGACAGATACGGGTCTTCAGTGAAGGACGCGGGAAGGGGACGGTTTTTACCGTGGCGCTGCCGTTGGACAAGGCGGTTGACCGGAGGGCTGTTTCCAGAGAAAAGCAGGAACAACTGCAATCATGA
- the desC1 gene encoding acyl-CoA desaturase produces MTAAIKEIQPTYTFNKGTAGFFIFLHLGALLALFPFAFSWSAVAVFFFLHWLTASIGICLGFHRYLTHRGMKLPKWLAYFVVFCGTLACENGPIKWVAQHRMHHAGSDTVRDPHSAKKGFWWAHFRWMLYTHPEFDDRETILNYTKDFSNDKFYRFLDDHFVKIQVALGLVLFAIGGLPWVVWGIFLRIVLVYQSTWFVNSAAHYFGYKTFKLENDLSTNCWWVGIIAYGEGWHNNHHAFPKSAKHGLLPWEFDMTWMAICVLKFFGLAKDIKVAKVVRQTCKETSRKTFIGEVVEQAA; encoded by the coding sequence ATGACTGCCGCGATCAAAGAAATCCAACCTACGTATACGTTCAATAAGGGGACCGCAGGTTTTTTTATTTTCTTGCATTTAGGGGCTCTTCTGGCTTTATTTCCTTTTGCGTTCTCCTGGAGCGCCGTGGCGGTATTCTTTTTCCTCCATTGGCTGACCGCCTCCATCGGCATTTGCCTGGGATTTCATCGATACCTGACCCACCGCGGAATGAAACTGCCTAAATGGCTGGCTTATTTTGTGGTCTTTTGCGGAACGCTGGCCTGTGAAAACGGACCGATCAAGTGGGTCGCCCAGCACCGGATGCATCATGCCGGTTCTGACACCGTCCGCGATCCCCACAGCGCAAAAAAGGGCTTCTGGTGGGCTCATTTCCGATGGATGCTGTATACCCATCCCGAATTCGATGATCGGGAAACCATCCTCAATTACACCAAGGATTTCTCGAACGATAAGTTTTACCGTTTCCTGGACGATCACTTCGTTAAAATCCAGGTTGCCTTAGGGTTGGTTCTGTTCGCCATCGGTGGGCTTCCCTGGGTGGTCTGGGGAATTTTCCTGCGCATCGTTCTGGTGTATCAAAGCACCTGGTTCGTGAACAGCGCCGCTCATTATTTCGGCTACAAAACCTTTAAGCTGGAAAATGACCTGTCCACCAATTGCTGGTGGGTAGGAATCATCGCTTACGGCGAGGGCTGGCACAACAACCATCACGCGTTTCCCAAGTCAGCCAAACACGGGCTGCTCCCCTGGGAGTTCGATATGACCTGGATGGCGATTTGCGTTTTGAAATTCTTTGGACTGGCCAAAGACATCAAAGTCGCGAAAGTGGTGCGGCAAACCTGCAAAGAAACTTCTCGAAAAACTTTTATTGGAGAGGTGGTCGAACAAGCGGCCTGA
- a CDS encoding methyltransferase: MFSGDWLIDSSVFFRVLLALVLGGAIGLERELHGRPAGLRTHVMVCLGSAILMLASEYSQKTLGEMGSAVYDPDRVAAGIITGIGFLGAGAILREGNLVRGLTTAGSIWFVAGLGIVIGKKFYPLAICATLAALMVLVLFRYVENWVSVQNYRDLVVKVDSEAYEKVSGTCEAKLKVSGMNIDDKHFTFDRMNSEVEIKYTVTFKKGDLKEGMIMELSRLAGVKKVVW, from the coding sequence ATGTTTTCCGGCGATTGGCTGATAGATTCCTCTGTGTTTTTTCGCGTGCTGCTGGCTCTCGTATTGGGGGGAGCTATCGGATTAGAGCGGGAATTGCACGGACGTCCTGCGGGTTTGCGGACGCACGTGATGGTGTGCCTTGGTTCCGCCATTTTAATGCTGGCTTCGGAGTATTCCCAAAAGACTTTGGGAGAAATGGGATCTGCGGTATATGACCCCGACCGCGTGGCCGCAGGGATCATAACAGGGATCGGTTTTCTAGGGGCTGGCGCCATTTTGAGGGAAGGGAACCTTGTACGCGGGCTGACGACCGCCGGAAGTATCTGGTTTGTAGCCGGGCTGGGGATCGTGATCGGAAAGAAGTTTTATCCCTTGGCAATTTGTGCCACCCTGGCGGCGCTGATGGTTCTGGTTTTATTCCGTTACGTGGAGAACTGGGTCAGCGTTCAGAATTATAGAGATCTGGTGGTGAAGGTCGATAGCGAGGCATATGAAAAGGTCTCGGGAACTTGTGAAGCGAAGTTGAAGGTGTCTGGAATGAATATTGATGACAAGCATTTTACCTTCGATCGCATGAATTCCGAGGTCGAGATCAAATACACGGTTACGTTTAAAAAGGGAGACTTGAAGGAAGGAATGATCATGGAACTATCCCGGTTGGCCGGGGTAAAAAAAGTCGTTTGGTAA